atgcctaatttttgtatttttagtagagacaggggttttgccatgttggccaggctgatcttgaactcctgatctcaagtgatccgcctgcttcagcctcccaaaatgcaggaattacagacatgagccaccacgcctggcctgaccTAGTTTAAGAACACCAACAgctactttacatttttaaaaaatgaacttgatGTCTTTTGAAACCTCCTCTCTGCACTTGGGAAAGTCCCTCTCCTTTATCAACTTGGGAAGCTGGCTGCTGTGCTCACAAACCTTCATTCACACAGCAAGCCTTCCAGGACGGCTGCAAAACGGAAGCCTAAAACATGACAGATGGAATGGTATTGTTATCAGCAGAGAAATGACAAGCTCGCCCCCTGGTGACAAGCTGGGGCGATAACAGAAAAAGCAAACGTTCACTAAAAGGCACAACCACTACAGCATACTCTACGGTACCTGGAATCTGGAAAGAACACTAATTAACGCAAATTGTAGGTCACTCAAAATTGTTTATTCACAGGGACAGTTAAAAAGGTTCAGTTCCAGGGGACAACTGTGTCACAAAGTCCTTGCTTACAAACTCCTAACTGAAGCTGCCTTGGGAAAAATCTACTCCCTCAGCATGATGGGCAGTGCCATGTGACTACACTGGAGGTGCTAATTTTTAACTCCAATGTCTCTTGTAGCCAATGGCAGGCTGATGTTTCACCTTCCTCAGCAACCCTGAATCATAACAGCCTTTAAGCTGTATGTTGCATGTCCTTCCTGATCTCTGTGAATTTACTGAAAGATGTGACTCTCAAGGCAAAATGAAGCCCACACCAATGATTATGTAACTCAGAGGGTGGCAGTCGTGACTATTTAACTGTTCTTAGTTCTTTAAGACCTCAATTATGTAAACCAAGATACATTCTGATTTTCAAGCCCTCctaaccaaaataataataatgaagatgGCTGATTCCTTTAGGCCCTGGGGCTGCTAATTTTTCCAAATTCCTGCTATCCTCCCCTCCCTAGCACCAATCTCTAGGGCTATCTACTTTGCTCCTATTTTTCAGAGTTTCCAGAGTTTGAAAACTAAGACCCCCATAAACATGGCTGTCTTCACAGAACACCCAGATAAAGGAGTACTGactgaaataaatattatagGCTACACCCCAGCAGCTGGGGCAATGGATATATGTGAGTGGAGCTACAAATCCAAGTCCCAAGTTTTGCTGCTCCAGCAGGTTGACCTTCAAGGGCTGCATCAGTCTTCAGAAATAGGAGCTGCCAGCCTCAAGATGTTTGTTggctgggagggagggtgggcCACTTTACCCAAATGTTAAGGATTGGACACTTCTCTGCTGTTCTTTGTGTAGCTGCTCGGCTCGATTTTTTAGCACCTCAGCCTTGGCCTCATCCTTTTCGACGCCATCCCCCAGCTTGTACATGCGACTGGCATTGGCACAGGCCCAGAAATGACCCAGGTCACAGGCTTTCATGGAGTATTTACATGCCAGGTCCATGTCCTTGGGAATGCCAGGGGCACCCTGCAGGAACATGGCACTGAGGTTGAAGCAGCTGGAAGCATAACCAGCATCACAGGCCCTTGTGTAGTAGTCCCTGGCCTTCCCCAGGTCAGGCTGGCCATCCTCATTAACCCGTCCATCATGTGCCAGGCGAGCAACGTTGTGACACGCTGCTAAAGACTTCTTTCCAGGCTTTTCACATGCTATCAAAAAGCAACTGGCAGCAGCTTTCAGGTCCTGGGTCAGACCACCTgagaggaaggaaagcaggaaaaaataaaccCAAGCGAGGGCAGAACCTAAATATCTCAGCTCAAAGTCAAcgaacaatctttttttttttttttggaggaagagtcttgctctgttgtccaggctggagtgcagtggcatgatcacagctcactgcagcctcaacctctcaggctaaagcgatcctcccatctcagcctccccaagtagctgggactataggtacacaccaccatgcccagctaatttttaaatttctttgtagagacaggatctcattatgttgtctaggctggtcttaaacgctgggactcaagtgaccctcctaccttggccttccaaagtgctggaattacaggcatgagccaacacacccggccAGCAACAATTCCTCAATAAagtttaaggctgggcacagtggctcgcatctggaattctagcactttgagtaggatgattgcttgaggccaggaattcaagaccagcccgggcgacagatcaagaccttatctcaaaatgaaaaaaaaaatgtacatactatGAGCTCAGGCAGCATGCAAGGTAGCCTGACATAGTGCACAGACCTTCCAGCTTTCTCAGTCACGGAATTGTTTGTTCAAATGATATCTTACTATATCTTATCAGGAAACTCTAACAGGTAAAGGAGGTGAAAACTGGGAATGATAATATCAACCTCACGGGGTTACAGTGAGAACATGGCATATTACAAGCACTTAATTGTTCATTAATTTAAACATACAGTGGGCCCTCCATATCCACAGGTTCAACCAACCACACATCAAAAGTATTAGGGAAAAAATAacgatacaatttaaaaatacaaaatatttaaaatataacaattatttacTCAGTATTTACATTGTTATTAGATAGTCTAAGCCaagggatggctttgaatgtgggatggctttgaatgcagctttacacaaatttgtaaactttctttttcttttttttttttttgagacagagtttcgctcttgttacccaggctggagtgcaatggcgcgatctcggctcaccgcaacctccgcctcctgggttcaggcaattctcctgcctcagcctcccgagtagctgggattacaggcacgtgccaccatgcccagctaattttttgtatttttagtagagacggggtttcactatgttgaccgggatggtctcgatctctcgacctcgtgatccacccgcctcggcctcccaaagtgctgggattacaggcttgagccaccgcgcccggctgtaaactttcttaaaacattacggATTtttgccggacgcggtggctcaagcctgtaatcccagtactttgggaggccgaggcgggtggatcacaaggtcaagagatcaagaccatcctggtcaacatggtgaaaccctgtctctactaaaaatacaaaaattagctgggcatggtggcacgtgcctgtaatcccagctactcaggaggctgaggcaggagaattgcctgaacccaggaggcggaggttgcggtgagccgagatcgcgccattgcactccagcctgggtaacaagagtgaaactctgtctcaaaaaaaaaaaaaaaaaaaaaaaaaacacacacattacggatttttatttttattttttttttgagatggagttgcactcttgtcacccaggctggaatgcaatggtgcgatctcagctcattgcaacctctgcctcctgggttcaagcaattctcttgcctcagcctccagagtagctgggattataggcgtgtaccaccacacttggctaattttttgtatttttagtagagacggggtttctccatgttggtcaagctggtctcgaactcccgacctcaagtgatctacctgcctcagcctcccaaagtgctgggattacaggcgtgagccatcacacaaAACAAATCTGTATGAAATTtgttttgtgattcttttttagctcatcagctatcattagtgtatcTTATGTAAAGCCCAACAcagttcttcttccagtgtggcccagggaagcaaaAAGATTGAACACCCTTGTTCTaagcaattaattttaaaatacataggaGGCTGGgtgttggtggctcacacctgtaatcccagcactttgggaggccaaggtggcggatcacctgagatcaggagttcaagaccagcctggccaacatggtgaaacaccatctctacaaaaatacaaaactaatctgggcatgatggtaggtacctgtcatcccagctacttgggaagttgaggcaggagaatcgcttgaacccaagaggcggaggttgtagtgagccaagattgcaccattgcactcgcctgggtgactgagcaagaccctgcctcaaaacaaaaaaataaacaaacaaaaaataaaataaaatacacaggagGATATGGGTagggttatatgcaaataccatgccattttatataaggggcTTGAGCATCATCAGACTTCCTAATCTGTGGCAGAATGAAGtgagggtcctggaaccaatttccCACAGATAATGAGGGACAACTGTATACCGAATAGTTGCCAATTGCTGTGCTGGATCCTGGAGAACAAACGACACTGTCCTGTTCTTGTGGCCTAATGAGACCTGTCTTATGGGCTAATGAGACAGACTTTAAATAACTatacaggctaggcatggtggccagcagtcccagcactttgagaggcccaggcaggaggatctcaggaggccaggagtttaagatcagcctgggcaacatagtgagactgtctctataaaaaaattaaaattagccaggcataggggcactggtctatagtcccagctactggagaggctgaggcaggaggactgcttaagcctggaagttttgtgccactgcactctagtctgggcaacagtgcaagaccctacctctaaataaataaatacaatacaaataaatgtatgattttcactgggcacggtggctcaggcatgtaatcccagcattttgggaggccaaggcaggaggatcacttgcatccaggagtttgagactagcctgggtaacgtagCCAGACCCCATCAAAGAAATCAAAAATagctcagctactcgggaggctgaggtgggaagatcgcttgagcccagaaggtcaaggctgctgtgagctatgacagagccactgcactcagccttggcaacagagtgagaccctgtctcaaaaaagaaaaaagaggatgaTTTTAACTGTGAaaagaacatggaagaaaagtacaggaaaaggcaggcaggcagggaccAGATAATGCAGAGTCATGTTAAGGACCCCTGAATTTAATCTTAAAAACAATGGGAAATGACTATCAAATAATTGTAACTAGAGGTGGTTGGCAAGGCTCACTTTTTTagttgtttgtgtgtatatatgtgtgtatgtgtataaaactTCAAATTCCCATGTACCATTACTCaatcttgaaaatataaacattttaacattcttttaaGTAACCATTCCAAATCCACCACCTAGAAACAACCATCATTATCATTAAGTGAACACCATTCCAGTCATCTCTGTAGCATGTGTTCAGATTAAATGCTGGCTGGCTGAATGGACACTAGATAGAAGTATTTTGTGAAAAATTGGATCACAGATGCTACTTGTaagtaaaaaatttaactttGACTTTACTTGAATTtatcacaagaaaaacaaacagaagcaaaACTAAGGAAACTGCTAACCTACAAATTAGTATTTCTTCCCCACAGAGAAATTTCCTAAATGAGCCAATAGGGTTGTGAAGagtttagaaaaaatattaaaaggttagattcatttttattttctttttatttatttatttttttgagatggagtctcactttgttacccaggctggagtgcaacggcatgatctcggctcactgcaacctctacctcccaggttcaagcgattctcctgcctcagcctcctgagtagctgggattacaggcacccaccaccacaccaggctaatttttgtatttttagtagaaatggggtttcatcatgttggtcagtctggtctggaactcctgaacttgtgatctgcccacctcagcttccctaagtgttgggattacaggcgtgagccacggctcTGGGCCGaatcattcagtcattcattcatttatttattcatttgacagagtgtcgctctgttcaggctggagtgtagtggtgcaatcttggctcactgcaacctctgcctcctgggctcaagtgagccactgcaactggcctaaaatttagtttaaaaaattaaaatggcccaggcacagtggctcatgcctatcatcacacagcactttgggaggtcaaggaggccAGAacacatgaagccaggagttcaagatcagtctggccaacatggagagaccctgtctctactaaaaatataaaaattagccaggcatggtggcacacatcagGAATCCCACCTactaggaggctgaagtgggagaatcgcttaaacccagaaggcagaggctgcagtaagccaagactgagccactatacttcagcctgggcaacagagtgagactgtctcaaaaaaacaaaaacaaaaaccataaactCAATTTTAAACAGAATACCGTTTCGCAACCAAGGTATTCTGTGGGGATTGACACCTCGTCCTTCCATCTCTCCTCTGCTACCTCCTGCTTTCTCAGTCACACTACTTCAACATAGGGAGACAGCACAGCACAGTGGTTAATGAAGTCTGGGCTCTGCAGCCAGAAAATCTGGGTTATGGTCCTGGTCTCATTTCTTATTAGCTGGGTGACCTCAGGGAAGCTATCTtaaattctctgagcctcagttttctcatctgtaaaagaagaACAATAGTATCTACTGCATATGTTAGAAgcttatatatattctttaaaagagCCTGGTAAGTAATAAGTGCTGTAAATATTAGTTATGTTTTTATGCcataaaatatcacattttctgcTCAGTAATCCTAATTAGCCCAATATTCATTTTCAATGGATTCTGCTTGGCcaggctctcgcctgtaatcccagtactttgggaggccaagacaggcagatcacttaaagtcaagagtttgagaccaacttggccaacatggtgaaatcctatctctactaaaagtacaaaaattagccaggcatggtggcatgtacctgtaatcccagttacttgggaggccgaggcagaagaatcacttgaacctgggaggcaaaggctgcagtgagccgagatcataccactgtactccagtctgggtgacacagcagacTCTCGCAGTGCTTTGGTTTAGATAATACCTATAGTCCTGTCTTCAAGTTAATTGAaccttcaagttcactgatttattttcttgtcaaGTGTCTCATTTGCTGTAAGTCTGTCCAGTGAACTTCTTAtttcaaatactgttttctttctttctcctctttcttttttcttttttctttccttccttcccttccttccttcctttttctctctttctttctttccaaatacTATGCTTTCAAATTtagaatttcatttgtttctttttaatagctTCAATTTCTCTACTGAGATTTCCCCCATCTGTTCACTCATTATGTCCATCTTTCATTTAAAcccttaaacatatttattatacccattttaaaatacttatctgTTAATTCCAACATCTCTGTCATATTTAAGTATgtttttattgagtgcttttcCAGTTAGTAATTATGCTGGACATTGTAGATGATACTTTGCTTAGCCAGGATTTTGTTGTATTCCTTTCAAGACTGTTGAGTTTGCTTTGGAAGGTAGCTAATGTACTGGTGCATCAGCCTGATCCTTTGGAGACGTGTAGTTTTGTTACAGCAGATCTAGAATTGTTTTGCTATTAAGGCAGGCCTTTCTGGCATTTCAAAAATGTCTATAATTTCTGAATTACAGAAATTAA
Above is a window of Saimiri boliviensis isolate mSaiBol1 chromosome 11, mSaiBol1.pri, whole genome shotgun sequence DNA encoding:
- the COA7 gene encoding cytochrome c oxidase assembly factor 7 — encoded protein: MAGLVDFQNEEEVKSFLENMEVECNYHCYHEKDPDGCYRLVDYLEGIQKNFDEAAKVLKFNCEDNQHSDSCYKLGAYYVTGKGGLTQDLKAAASCFLIACEKPGKKSLAACHNVARLAHDGRVNEDGQPDLGKARDYYTRACDAGYASSCFNLSAMFLQGAPGIPKDMDLACKYSMKACDLGHFWACANASRMYKLGDGVEKDEAKAEVLKNRAEQLHKEQQRSVQSLTFG